CGTCGCAAAGCCCCCTGGATTCAGCACGACCTCTCCGCCCTCGGCCTCTCCCCGGAAGAAATCCGTCACCTCCCCCGCTGCCCGCCCTCTCTGCTCCCAGAAACCCGCAGCCTTGCCCAGGCGTTCGGTTGCGCTTATGTCCTCGAAGGTTCCACCCTCGGCGGACGCCACATCTCCGTGATGCTCGACGGCAGCCCGGTTCCTCCTGGGGCCCGGCGATTTTTCCTCAGCCACGGAGCCCAGGTCCTGCCCATGTGGAAAGCCTTCTGTTCCGCCATGGAAAATTTCAATTTGAACGCATCCACCTCACAAACCGACGAACTTATCGGAGCCGCCAATCAAACCTTCGCGCACCTCCAGCGCTGGATGGACCGGGATCGAGATCGCGATTAGGATTAGGACTAGGACAGGACCAAACAACGCATGAACCCATCAACGCTGGACTCGGCGGCCCTCAACAGCTGCCACTCAGAACCCATTCACATCCCCGGCGCCATCCAACCCCATGGTGCCATGCTCGTCCTTCAAGAACCCGACCTCATCTGCCTCCAGGCCAGCAACAACCTCCGTGAGATCACCGGACGCGACCCCGCCGCCATCCTCAACCAGCCCATCAGCGCCCTTTTCGGCAGCGAATCCGAAACCGAGACCAACAAAATCCTCGCCGCCATCGCCAGCGGCGATCCCGCGACCGAATCCCCCCTCTACTTGGAAATCGACGGACGCAGCTTCGACTGCCTCCTTCACCGTCACGACGGCGTCCTCATCGCCGAACTTGAATCTGCCACCCACGCCCCCCTCTCCCGACACCACCGGCTGCTCCAAAGCGCCATCGGCGAATTGCGCGGCACCCTGCAGCTCAAGGATCTCTACCAAACCATTGCCACCTTCGTCTCTACCCTCACCGGTTTTGAACGGGTGATGGTCTACAAATTCGACGCCGACTGGCATGGCGAAGTCGTCGCCGAGAGCCTCCTCTCCCCTGTCGACTCCTACCTCGGCCACCACTTCCCTGCCAACGACATTCCCGCCCAGGCGCGCGCCCTCTACACACGCAGTTGGCTGCGCATCATCCCCAATTCCACCTACACCCCCGTCCAGCTCCTCCCCGCCATCAACCCCCTCACCCAACGCCCCACCGACCTCAGCTACTCCGTCCTGCGCAGCGTCTCCCCCCTCCACCTCGAATACCTCCGCAACATGGAAGTGGGAGCTTCCATGTCCATCTCGCTCATCATCGACGGGCAGCTCTGGGGCCTCATCGCCTGCCACCACCGCACGCCGCGTCCCCTGCCCTATTCCGTCCGTTCCACCTGCGAAATCTTCGGCCAGGTCGCCTCCCTCGAAATCGCCCGCCATCAGGACGCCGTGCGCCTCCGCGAACTCAATCACGCCACCCGCATCCAAACCCGCTTCTTCGACGTCATCTCACGCGAGCAAAACTTCGTCGAAGCCCTCATCAAATACACCCCCGAAC
This region of Phragmitibacter flavus genomic DNA includes:
- a CDS encoding biliverdin-producing heme oxygenase; amino-acid sequence: MPLPLLPRLRRETAQAHARLEATVLIEDCIKDLDCYRELLKQFLGYYQPLETALENVSGWEDWDIDLSQRRKAPWIQHDLSALGLSPEEIRHLPRCPPSLLPETRSLAQAFGCAYVLEGSTLGGRHISVMLDGSPVPPGARRFFLSHGAQVLPMWKAFCSAMENFNLNASTSQTDELIGAANQTFAHLQRWMDRDRDRD